A genomic region of Micromonospora sp. NBRC 110009 contains the following coding sequences:
- a CDS encoding GntR family transcriptional regulator, translated as MIDPSADRAVFRQLADLLRDRITSGDLAPGASLPSELRLAQEYGLSRTSVRQAISLLRSEGLVIVQPPRGTFVRNLEPTETVTLLKGDTASARMPTPAERKELDIGEGVPVLVVFRADGSRELYPADRIQVGR; from the coding sequence GTGATCGACCCCAGCGCGGATCGCGCAGTGTTCCGGCAGCTCGCCGACCTACTGCGCGACCGGATCACGTCCGGCGACCTCGCGCCCGGCGCGTCGCTGCCCAGCGAGCTGCGACTGGCTCAGGAGTATGGACTGAGCCGGACGAGTGTCCGGCAGGCCATCTCCCTGCTCCGGTCGGAAGGGCTCGTGATCGTCCAACCCCCGCGCGGCACCTTCGTCCGCAACCTGGAGCCGACCGAGACGGTGACCCTACTCAAGGGCGACACCGCCTCAGCCCGGATGCCCACCCCTGCCGAGCGCAAGGAACTGGACATCGGCGAAGGCGTCCCAGTCCTGGTGGTCTTCCGCGCCGACGGCTCCCGCGAGCTGTACCCCGCCGATCGCATCCAGGTAGGCCGCTGA
- a CDS encoding Hint domain-containing protein produces MTDWAAQSRENYVLVCSEIMGGDPVVCDVQNPLLPKRGAVQDLILMAMIVGVVACPACVVEAIEAEGQLAATGAMFGVSGMGALRQFVGREGAAGAAAFCSFSGDTEVLMADGTSKPISGIKVGDEVAAADPETGEKGGKPVTNLWIHQDSLQDLLINGKVLTTTEDHPFWNATDQRWERADELDPGDLLQTPDGPGVAVGECEWTRGGNLQLPAPRSPSVRPAGGRIPPQALSPKW; encoded by the coding sequence GTGACCGACTGGGCAGCGCAGAGCCGCGAGAACTATGTCCTAGTGTGCTCGGAGATCATGGGCGGCGACCCAGTCGTCTGCGACGTTCAGAACCCGCTGCTGCCCAAGCGAGGCGCCGTTCAGGACCTCATCCTTATGGCCATGATCGTCGGCGTGGTGGCTTGCCCTGCCTGCGTGGTCGAAGCGATCGAGGCCGAGGGCCAGCTCGCTGCCACCGGCGCCATGTTTGGCGTGAGCGGGATGGGGGCGCTTCGGCAGTTCGTCGGCCGTGAGGGGGCGGCCGGTGCTGCGGCCTTCTGCAGCTTTAGTGGGGACACCGAGGTACTCATGGCTGATGGGACCTCCAAGCCGATCAGCGGGATCAAGGTCGGTGACGAGGTCGCGGCCGCGGACCCCGAAACGGGCGAAAAGGGCGGCAAGCCTGTCACCAACCTATGGATTCACCAGGACTCTCTCCAAGATCTACTCATCAACGGCAAGGTTCTCACCACCACCGAGGATCACCCGTTCTGGAACGCCACCGACCAGAGGTGGGAACGGGCTGACGAGCTAGACCCGGGTGACCTGCTCCAAACACCAGATGGCCCAGGAGTCGCCGTAGGCGAATGCGAGTGGACGCGTGGCGGAAACCTCCAACTGCCAGCACCCAGGAGTCCGTCGGTGCGGCCCGCTGGCGGCCGCATTCCGCCGCAAGCGCTCAGTCCAAAATGGTGA
- a CDS encoding VOC family protein has protein sequence MTEEPKDRSALSGDTVLAASPVISVMLIVSDADAAVAWYRTALGATELWNLGGVAGLEISGAPFFLHQVNPENPTETSPGQVGITSTRIEVFIDDPDTFIERAIAAGAAAGAAIEDHRVPWGTHRQGGFTDPFGHNWSVGDKSPLGSFPR, from the coding sequence ATGACCGAGGAACCGAAAGATCGTTCCGCCCTGTCCGGCGACACGGTGCTCGCTGCATCGCCAGTGATCTCTGTGATGTTGATCGTCTCCGATGCAGACGCCGCAGTCGCCTGGTACAGGACTGCACTGGGCGCGACGGAGCTGTGGAACCTTGGTGGCGTGGCTGGCCTTGAGATCAGCGGCGCCCCCTTCTTCCTCCACCAGGTCAATCCCGAGAACCCTACAGAGACCAGTCCCGGCCAGGTGGGAATCACGAGCACCCGCATCGAGGTGTTCATCGATGACCCCGACACCTTCATCGAGCGCGCCATCGCGGCTGGCGCAGCCGCCGGAGCGGCAATCGAGGATCACCGCGTGCCCTGGGGGACGCACCGTCAAGGCGGCTTCACGGACCCGTTCGGTCACAACTGGTCCGTGGGCGATAAGTCACCCCTGGGCTCGTTCCCACGTTGA
- a CDS encoding cyclic-phosphate processing receiver domain-containing protein, giving the protein MVAENLPGVVLVDDLRSFVDCRVAHVVRTSRAGIEALERNRGQRLDELWLDHDLGEDDTIWPVVEVLERAAFEERPFEIGVVYVHSANPAGAEKIMQALRRWGYNVRSAAGSPQVGYLSDAD; this is encoded by the coding sequence GTGGTTGCCGAGAACCTGCCGGGCGTCGTGCTGGTTGACGACCTGCGCTCGTTTGTCGATTGTCGGGTGGCACACGTTGTACGCACCAGCAGGGCCGGCATCGAGGCGCTGGAGCGAAACCGGGGACAGCGATTGGACGAGCTGTGGCTGGATCACGACCTCGGCGAGGACGACACGATCTGGCCGGTCGTCGAGGTGTTGGAGCGGGCCGCGTTCGAGGAGCGCCCCTTCGAAATCGGCGTGGTGTACGTCCACTCGGCGAATCCCGCCGGCGCGGAAAAGATCATGCAGGCGTTGCGGCGCTGGGGGTACAACGTCCGCTCGGCGGCTGGATCACCGCAGGTCGGCTACCTGTCCGACGCCGATTAG
- a CDS encoding replication initiator, translating to MSTTPLAFYQPGLAVGRDAQVLHRAASPEFSGWLEHTRPAGGCARPIRLTGTIAAVDAGTGRITSRLHTDELPDRTLYKACGNRRESVCPDCAWVYQGDAYQVVCRGLTGGKGVPDSVGRHPVVFATFTAPSFGPVHHRHVARHTCRNRQRCDCRPSPCRARSNAGTCPHGQAAACFARHDADDPRLGLPLCLDCYDHAHQVVWNYFSGELWRRTKQAIERRLAALCRRRGIPLVRVVTASGEVRWVPPVRVSHGKVAEMQRRAAVHFHVLLRLDGVDPDDPDALLPPPAGITLDDLEDAVHAAARQITVTTPAHPDRPQGWLIAWGEQVDVRRINTAGGELTDGKVAAYLAKYATKATEATGHSFARLTPATIDDYADSEGDHLARLIDACWHLGRPTPTDTSSGAATADDRQDSLDAKPNAYGGLRRWAHMLGFGGHFVTKARRYSVTFALLRDTRATYRRTEDNEPADTLTVGTLTYIGSGWLTEGDALLANTAARQRRESRRIGREELAHEAWLLGAAA from the coding sequence ATGTCCACCACCCCGCTCGCCTTCTATCAGCCTGGCCTCGCGGTCGGCCGTGACGCCCAGGTCCTGCACCGCGCTGCCTCGCCGGAGTTCTCCGGCTGGCTGGAGCACACCCGCCCCGCCGGCGGCTGTGCTCGCCCGATCCGCCTCACCGGCACCATCGCCGCCGTCGACGCCGGCACCGGCCGCATCACCAGCCGGCTGCACACCGACGAGCTGCCCGACCGGACGCTCTACAAGGCGTGCGGCAACCGCCGCGAATCTGTCTGTCCGGACTGCGCCTGGGTCTACCAGGGCGACGCCTACCAAGTCGTCTGTCGCGGCCTGACCGGCGGCAAGGGCGTCCCCGACTCGGTCGGCCGCCACCCGGTCGTCTTCGCCACCTTCACCGCCCCGTCCTTCGGCCCGGTCCACCACCGGCACGTCGCCCGCCACACCTGCCGCAACCGGCAGCGCTGCGACTGCCGCCCGTCCCCTTGCCGCGCCCGCAGCAACGCCGGGACCTGCCCGCACGGGCAGGCCGCGGCGTGCTTCGCCCGCCACGACGCCGACGATCCACGGCTCGGACTGCCGTTGTGCCTGGACTGCTACGACCACGCCCACCAGGTCGTGTGGAACTACTTCTCCGGCGAGCTGTGGCGGCGCACCAAGCAGGCCATCGAACGCCGCCTCGCCGCCCTCTGCCGCCGACGCGGCATCCCCCTCGTTCGGGTCGTCACGGCCTCCGGCGAGGTCCGCTGGGTGCCGCCCGTGCGGGTGTCCCACGGCAAGGTCGCCGAGATGCAGCGCCGGGCAGCGGTGCACTTCCACGTCCTGCTGCGCCTCGACGGCGTCGACCCCGACGACCCGGACGCTCTCCTGCCGCCACCGGCCGGCATCACCCTCGACGACCTGGAAGACGCCGTCCACGCCGCCGCCCGGCAGATCACCGTCACCACGCCCGCGCACCCCGACCGGCCGCAAGGCTGGCTGATCGCCTGGGGCGAACAGGTCGACGTCCGGCGCATCAACACCGCTGGCGGTGAGCTGACCGACGGCAAGGTGGCCGCCTACCTCGCCAAGTACGCCACGAAGGCCACCGAAGCCACGGGCCACTCTTTCGCCCGGCTCACCCCAGCCACCATCGACGACTACGCCGATTCTGAAGGCGACCACCTCGCCCGCCTCATCGACGCCTGCTGGCACCTCGGCCGCCCCACCCCCACCGACACCAGCAGCGGCGCCGCAACCGCCGACGACCGTCAAGACAGCCTTGACGCCAAACCGAACGCCTACGGCGGCTTGCGCCGCTGGGCGCACATGCTCGGCTTTGGCGGCCATTTCGTCACCAAGGCCCGCCGCTACTCGGTCACCTTCGCCCTGCTCCGCGACACCCGCGCCACCTACCGCCGCACCGAAGACAACGAACCCGCCGACACCCTGACCGTCGGCACCCTCACCTACATCGGGTCCGGCTGGCTCACCGAGGGAGACGCCCTGCTCGCCAACACCGCCGCAAGACAGCGACGCGAGAGCAGACGCATCGGCCGGGAAGAACTCGCCCACGAAGCCTGGCTCCTCGGAGCCGCCGCATGA
- a CDS encoding excisionase family DNA-binding protein, translating to MSHDLTPRWYSPAEVAVLLGFGISKVKMKIATGELRSIKDGKYRRILPEWVDDYIREQVERQEAA from the coding sequence ATGAGTCATGACCTCACCCCGCGCTGGTACTCGCCCGCCGAGGTTGCCGTCCTGCTCGGCTTCGGCATCTCCAAGGTCAAGATGAAGATCGCCACCGGCGAGCTGCGCTCCATCAAGGACGGCAAGTACCGCCGCATCCTCCCCGAATGGGTCGACGACTACATCCGCGAACAGGTCGAACGCCAGGAGGCAGCCTGA
- a CDS encoding TIGR02611 family protein, translating into MDPKTTADPPKGAARAAERRGYEVPVERGPGGAGTSLAEPRRTGWRARLHTTLELIRANPTGRVALKIFIGVLGAIIVTVGIALIPLPGPGWLLVIAGLGVWAVEFHWARRLLNFTRRNVQAWTRWVTGRSLPVRFLLGAVGLVFVSVVVWLSLKYSLGIDLVARALHYLATH; encoded by the coding sequence GTGGATCCGAAGACCACGGCCGACCCGCCGAAAGGAGCGGCCCGAGCAGCCGAAAGGCGGGGGTACGAGGTGCCAGTCGAACGGGGTCCCGGAGGTGCCGGCACCTCCCTCGCGGAGCCCCGCCGCACCGGCTGGCGGGCCCGGCTCCACACCACCCTCGAACTCATCCGCGCCAACCCCACCGGCCGGGTCGCGCTCAAGATCTTCATCGGCGTCCTCGGCGCGATCATCGTCACCGTCGGGATCGCCCTCATCCCGCTGCCCGGCCCCGGCTGGCTCCTGGTGATCGCCGGCCTCGGCGTCTGGGCCGTCGAGTTCCATTGGGCCCGCCGCCTGCTCAACTTCACCCGCCGCAACGTACAGGCATGGACACGTTGGGTGACCGGTCGATCGCTGCCCGTGCGCTTCCTGCTGGGCGCCGTCGGGCTGGTGTTCGTATCCGTCGTGGTGTGGCTGTCCCTCAAGTACAGCCTCGGCATCGACCTCGTCGCCCGCGCCCTGCACTACCTCGCGACGCACTGA
- a CDS encoding SsgA family sporulation/cell division regulator has product MSVIRPTTVEVETSLRLVAPDATALPVRASLRYDPADPYAVHVLFHAESAGGEAVSWSFARELLVTGLDEPAGIGDVRVWPWATPRGDFVALALSSPDGNALFEVPRSVLVRFLRRTYVVVPRGREAEHLDVDTAVNRLLAGR; this is encoded by the coding sequence ATGAGTGTCATTCGACCGACGACCGTAGAGGTCGAGACGTCGCTAAGGCTCGTCGCGCCTGACGCCACCGCCTTGCCGGTGCGTGCCAGTCTGCGTTACGACCCTGCTGACCCGTATGCGGTCCATGTCCTGTTCCACGCCGAATCCGCCGGCGGTGAGGCGGTGAGCTGGTCGTTCGCCCGCGAACTGCTGGTCACCGGGCTCGACGAACCGGCCGGCATCGGCGACGTCCGGGTGTGGCCGTGGGCCACCCCACGCGGCGACTTCGTCGCCCTCGCGCTGTCGTCTCCGGACGGCAACGCCCTGTTCGAGGTCCCACGCAGCGTCCTCGTGCGCTTCCTGCGCCGGACCTACGTCGTCGTCCCACGTGGCCGCGAGGCCGAACACCTGGACGTCGACACGGCGGTGAACCGGCTGCTCGCCGGCCGCTGA
- a CDS encoding SDR family oxidoreductase, with protein MTQLFSVEGKRVLVTGGSRGIGLMIARGFVQAGAKVIISSRKADVCETVAKELSAEGSCEAIPADLSHDEGALGLAAAVRERTGDRLDVLVNNAGATWGAPLESYPEAAFDKLWAVNVKAVFRLTTALLPALRTAASADDPARVINIGSIDGLRVPWMEVYAYSATKAAVHMLTRSLAHQLAGERITVNAIAPGPFESKMMAFALDDPASRAAIEQQVPLGRIGRPEDMAGTAIYLSSRAGAYLTGAVIPVDGGITTHG; from the coding sequence ATGACGCAACTGTTCTCGGTCGAAGGCAAGAGGGTCCTGGTCACCGGTGGCTCGCGGGGGATCGGGCTGATGATCGCCCGGGGCTTCGTCCAGGCCGGCGCCAAGGTCATCATCTCCTCGCGCAAGGCCGACGTCTGCGAGACCGTGGCCAAGGAGCTCTCCGCCGAGGGCTCGTGCGAGGCGATCCCCGCCGACCTGAGCCACGACGAGGGCGCGCTGGGGCTGGCCGCGGCCGTGCGGGAGCGCACCGGCGACCGGCTCGACGTGCTGGTGAACAACGCCGGCGCCACCTGGGGCGCGCCGCTGGAGTCGTACCCGGAGGCCGCGTTCGACAAGCTGTGGGCGGTCAACGTCAAGGCCGTCTTTCGGCTCACCACCGCACTGCTGCCCGCGCTGCGCACGGCAGCCAGCGCCGACGACCCGGCCCGCGTGATCAACATCGGGTCGATCGACGGCCTCCGCGTGCCGTGGATGGAGGTGTACGCCTACTCGGCGACCAAGGCGGCCGTGCACATGCTCACCCGCAGCCTCGCCCACCAGCTCGCCGGCGAGCGGATCACGGTCAACGCGATCGCGCCAGGGCCGTTCGAGAGCAAGATGATGGCCTTCGCGCTGGACGACCCGGCGTCCCGGGCGGCCATCGAGCAGCAGGTGCCGCTGGGGCGGATCGGCCGGCCCGAGGACATGGCCGGCACCGCGATCTACCTGTCGTCGCGGGCCGGGGCGTACCTGACCGGAGCGGTGATCCCGGTCGATGGCGGGATCACCACGCACGGCTGA
- a CDS encoding helix-turn-helix transcriptional regulator, which translates to MVTTGQLPPASRTDLSRPGTEADQHRLTTVALRELVPEPGWLRPVLLDAELLILVTGGHGTAELDFRALPCRPGTLLRARAGQVLRCLGPHLDATVVRWDAETLRGLDVDPDTVPAYRQLAGEDEDAVISEVTQLAVDADRHAGVPAAGSLLRHQLAVLLLRLALLPTVEERSVPRPEAETFARLCREVERGYQHTRRVEDYAMQLGCSVRTLTRACLAVTGRSAKQIIDERVALQASRLLAATDEPIARIGRRLGFPEPTNFGRFFTRELGVSPGAFRANRERPIPIRVVRPRPPADSPAAPGRA; encoded by the coding sequence ATGGTCACTACCGGACAGCTACCCCCAGCCTCCCGTACCGACCTGTCCCGGCCCGGGACCGAGGCCGACCAGCATCGCCTCACCACCGTTGCGCTGCGTGAGCTCGTCCCCGAGCCCGGCTGGCTCCGCCCTGTCCTGCTCGACGCGGAGCTGCTGATCCTGGTCACAGGCGGTCACGGCACCGCCGAACTGGACTTCCGCGCGCTGCCCTGCCGGCCCGGCACCCTGCTGCGGGCCCGCGCCGGCCAGGTGTTGCGCTGCCTCGGCCCGCACCTCGACGCCACCGTGGTCCGCTGGGACGCCGAGACGCTGCGCGGGCTGGACGTCGACCCGGACACCGTGCCGGCCTACCGGCAGCTCGCCGGGGAGGACGAGGACGCGGTGATCAGCGAGGTGACCCAGCTGGCCGTGGACGCCGACCGGCACGCCGGCGTGCCCGCCGCCGGGTCACTGCTGCGGCACCAGCTCGCCGTGCTGCTGCTGCGCCTGGCCCTACTCCCGACCGTGGAGGAACGGTCGGTACCCCGGCCGGAGGCGGAGACCTTCGCGCGACTCTGCCGGGAGGTGGAACGCGGCTACCAGCACACCCGCCGGGTGGAGGACTACGCCATGCAGCTCGGCTGCTCGGTGCGTACCCTCACCCGCGCCTGCCTGGCGGTGACCGGCCGCAGCGCCAAGCAGATCATCGACGAGCGGGTGGCGTTGCAGGCCAGCCGGCTGCTCGCCGCCACCGACGAGCCGATCGCCCGGATCGGCCGCCGACTCGGCTTCCCCGAGCCGACCAACTTCGGCCGCTTCTTCACCCGTGAGCTCGGGGTCAGCCCCGGCGCCTTCCGGGCCAACCGCGAGCGCCCCATCCCCATCCGGGTGGTGCGACCCCGCCCGCCCGCCGACTCCCCCGCCGCACCAGGCCGGGCATGA
- a CDS encoding RrF2 family transcriptional regulator: MQISARGDYAVRAALSLASAYPALLSTQAIATDQEMPRKFLEAILADLRRAGIVRAQRGAEGGYTLARPPREVTIGQILRAVDGPLAGVRGMRPEETRYEGAAENLPRLWVAVRASVRRVVDEVSLAELVSGRLPAHVRKLTALPDAWEPR; this comes from the coding sequence GTGCAGATCTCCGCGCGCGGCGACTACGCGGTCCGGGCCGCACTGAGCCTGGCCTCCGCGTACCCCGCTCTGCTGTCCACCCAGGCCATCGCCACCGACCAGGAGATGCCCCGCAAGTTCCTCGAGGCGATCCTGGCGGACCTGCGCCGGGCCGGGATCGTGCGGGCGCAGCGCGGCGCGGAGGGCGGCTACACCCTGGCCCGGCCGCCGCGCGAGGTCACCATCGGGCAGATCCTGCGCGCCGTCGACGGCCCCCTGGCTGGGGTACGCGGGATGCGTCCCGAGGAGACCAGGTACGAGGGCGCGGCGGAGAACCTGCCGCGGCTCTGGGTGGCGGTGCGCGCCTCGGTGCGGCGAGTGGTCGACGAGGTGAGCCTCGCCGAGCTGGTCAGCGGTCGTCTGCCCGCCCACGTCCGGAAGCTGACCGCCCTCCCCGACGCCTGGGAACCCCGCTGA
- a CDS encoding DUF4236 domain-containing protein has protein sequence MGIVFRKRQKFGPLIFNFTENGFSSWSIKIGKWSWNSRTRAHRVDLPGPLSWKQDKSRA, from the coding sequence ATGGGCATCGTGTTCCGCAAGCGGCAGAAATTCGGCCCGCTGATCTTCAACTTCACCGAGAACGGCTTCTCCTCGTGGAGCATCAAGATCGGCAAGTGGTCCTGGAACTCCCGGACCCGCGCGCACCGGGTGGACCTGCCGGGGCCGCTCTCCTGGAAGCAGGACAAGTCCCGGGCGTGA
- a CDS encoding potassium channel family protein: MANESYRRQRRRAAVAVALLLVAYFAVPVERDPNGLRLALRSAGTLVLVIVVALLVTGQVRRQLTPEQPTGEAESRALVRLAVALVAGLLVFALADYVVANSRPGEFSGLETRIDALYFALATLTTVGYGDVHAQGQVARVVLCAQMLFSIGVVATGASIVVKQMTQRPRRQR; encoded by the coding sequence ATGGCGAACGAGTCCTACCGGCGGCAACGGCGCCGCGCCGCGGTGGCCGTCGCGCTGCTGCTGGTCGCCTACTTCGCCGTACCCGTGGAGCGGGACCCGAACGGGCTGCGGCTGGCCCTGCGCTCGGCCGGCACTCTGGTGCTGGTCATCGTCGTCGCGTTACTGGTCACCGGCCAGGTACGCCGCCAGCTCACCCCCGAGCAGCCCACCGGCGAGGCGGAGAGCCGGGCGCTGGTCCGGCTCGCCGTCGCCCTGGTCGCCGGGCTGCTGGTCTTCGCGCTCGCCGACTACGTGGTGGCGAACAGCCGGCCGGGCGAGTTCTCGGGCCTGGAGACCCGGATCGACGCGCTCTACTTCGCGCTCGCCACGCTGACCACCGTCGGCTATGGCGACGTGCACGCCCAGGGGCAGGTCGCCCGGGTGGTGCTCTGCGCGCAGATGCTGTTCAGCATCGGCGTGGTCGCCACCGGCGCGTCCATCGTGGTCAAGCAGATGACCCAGCGCCCCCGCCGGCAACGCTGA